In the Gavia stellata isolate bGavSte3 chromosome 17, bGavSte3.hap2, whole genome shotgun sequence genome, GTACTGCTAATGTCCCATGTCTAATGCCATAGCCGGTgtctcttttctgtgcttcaggTCCTGTCTACATGGTGTCTGTGGAGAACAAATCCAATGTGACGGAGTTCATCCTGCGTGGACTGACACAAGATAAGACAGTAGCAAAAGTGTGCTTCTCGTTATTCTTAGTCTTCTATGCCACTATAATTCTTGGAAACCTGCTTGTCATCGTTACTATAAAGACAAGTGAAGAGCTGAACTCtcccatgtacttcttcctgaGCTACTTGTCTTTTGTAGACATCAGTTACTCTACTGTCACAGCTCCCAAACTCATTTATGACCTTCTTGTTGAGAAGAAGATAATCTCTTTTGTGGGCTGCATAACTCAACTGTTTGCGGGCCATTTCTTCGGGTGCACTGAGATCTTCCTTCTCACAGTGATGGCTTATGATCGTTACATTGCTATATGCAAACCGCTTCATTACACAAATATTGTGAATAGGCGTGTCTGTGGCTGGCTGGTGGCAGCTTCTTGGGTGGGAGCCTTTGTACACTCAGCGGTGCAGACCCTCCTGGCCATTCAGCTACCGTTTTGTGGGCCCAATGAGATTGACCACTACTTCTGTGATGTTCACCCTTTACTGAAGCTGGCCTGCACTGACGCCTACATCATTGGTGTCAGCGTGGCTGCCAACAGTGGTGTGATTTCCCTGAgctgttttgttgttcttgttgtgTCCTATGCTGCCATCTCGGTTTCTTTGAGGACACGCTCTTCTGAAGGGCGTCTCAAAGCACTCTATACCTGCACTTCCCACATCACTGTTGTAGTTTTGTTCTTTGGGCCGTGTGTTTTCATCTATATGCGCCCTTCCACCACCTTCTCAGCAGACAAGATGGTGTCTGTGTTCTACACCATCATCACGCCTATGCTCAACCCCTTGATCTACACCCTCCGAAATGAAGAGGTGAAAAATGCCATGAAAAAGTTGTGGAGCAGAAAAGTGAAGAGGAGTGAGAAATGAAACAACACAGTGCGTGTTTGTAAGATGATGTGAGCTTAAGAAACcatggggagggaaagagaagtgTTCAGGAGAGACTTTCCAGTAATGTTGCTCTGTTTTTAGCACAGCTGTTCAGAATAGGGCTGACACTAAATTCGAGGTTTTATGCAACTCATCTTCTTTGGAAACTGTCGGTCAAAAGGATGTGAGGTTATTTGTCAGCTACCAAACCTGAGCATTAGGGGTGGTATTGTGGCATTTACCTTCATCGCTGTATCTTGGGTATTTGTCTAGTCTTCTCCCGGCATGAGGAGAAACAACCAAGTGTCTTGAGATACTTGGTATCTAGTTCTTTCCTACTAGCTCCTAAAAGCTTTGGAGAGTAGCATCTCCTTACATTTCTGCACAAAGGAATGATGGTGGTACCCAGCTTCCAAGAGCAAATAAACCTTTCAGTAGGGCACAGCACTGGCAGCTTTTATCTAACATATTTTGATGTGCTACCATGAGGTGTCAACAACTCAGCAAGCTGCTGAGGCAAGTCAGCAGCCTTTGGGCGGACAGGACTCATTTCATGGTAAAATAGGAGCATGAGAGAAGTAGGAGGCTCTATTAGGTCTCTGCATGACAGGGAGAGGTGGCAGATGGTACTGAAACAccagcaaataaataaacaccaatatgtaaatattaaaaatgttttccaggcAGAGCATCCTATTAGCTAGAGTGTGAACTGTCAGTCAGACAACCTGCCTCTCCTCTGTAGCCCGTTCAGCTGGGAAATGGTGGCCCAAGGTGTTTGCAAAATTGATCGTTGCTTGCTGCTGGAAGCAATCGTACCACTGGTGTTCCCCTTCTGCTCATGGTAAATGCCTTGTTATGAACAGCACATTGTCATACGCTGAATCCATGAGTTAGCTATGAAAAAGCTGGTATTAGGTGCAAGTTCGGTCATTTCCTGATGCCGATCACAGGAGGGGaatcttccctccttcccctgccagtGCAACTTCCAGTAATAATAATCACTATTATTACAGCTCACTGTCAGTACCATGGTTCAAAAGCTCACCAGGGTAATAGCTAAAAGCTTTCCTGCCATGGTGAGTCtaaatgtttcagtttttttgTATTTGGTACTTTCTGGTGAACGTGCTATCTGCTTCAGTTTtgttctccctcctgcccctggctTCTCAAACACTCATAATCTAACCTGTCCAATGACAACAAAGGTAAGACATCATAAAAATTGATCCCCAGGTCCAAAAAAACCTCCTGTACTATAAACCTAAAATTATGGCTGTTCTTGCTTGGATCAATTTCATTTAAAGGAGCCCTGCCGTCTCACACCTTTCCGAGACCTTGAGTTTATGTCATAGGTGACCTTTATAATCTATCAGCGCAGCAATCCAAGCATGGTTAAAGACCATGG is a window encoding:
- the LOC104254416 gene encoding olfactory receptor 4S2 → MVSVENKSNVTEFILRGLTQDKTVAKVCFSLFLVFYATIILGNLLVIVTIKTSEELNSPMYFFLSYLSFVDISYSTVTAPKLIYDLLVEKKIISFVGCITQLFAGHFFGCTEIFLLTVMAYDRYIAICKPLHYTNIVNRRVCGWLVAASWVGAFVHSAVQTLLAIQLPFCGPNEIDHYFCDVHPLLKLACTDAYIIGVSVAANSGVISLSCFVVLVVSYAAISVSLRTRSSEGRLKALYTCTSHITVVVLFFGPCVFIYMRPSTTFSADKMVSVFYTIITPMLNPLIYTLRNEEVKNAMKKLWSRKVKRSEK